A stretch of Paludisphaera rhizosphaerae DNA encodes these proteins:
- a CDS encoding DNA-3-methyladenine glycosylase, with translation MDILPRAFYDRNAREVAPELLGMHVIRTIRGEPRVGRIVEAEAYLGPHDLAAHSSKGLTKRTRVMFGPPGFAYVYLIYGMYHCLNAVTGPDDHASAVLIRALEPVAGITGATNGPGRLCRALEIDLGLYGHDLTSGGELTIVRPKDFGAPFTIEAGPRIGVDYAREWAQEPLRFTIAGSPCLSRR, from the coding sequence ATGGATATCCTGCCGCGAGCGTTCTACGACCGAAACGCCAGGGAGGTCGCCCCGGAACTCCTGGGGATGCACGTGATTCGGACGATTAGGGGCGAACCCCGCGTAGGTCGAATCGTGGAGGCCGAGGCCTACCTGGGTCCACACGACCTCGCCGCGCATTCGTCGAAGGGGCTGACGAAGCGGACCCGCGTCATGTTTGGACCGCCAGGTTTTGCCTATGTTTACCTGATCTACGGGATGTATCACTGCCTGAACGCCGTCACTGGCCCCGACGATCACGCGTCGGCGGTGCTTATACGGGCGCTGGAACCCGTCGCTGGGATCACTGGGGCCACCAACGGCCCGGGGCGGCTCTGCCGAGCCCTGGAGATTGATCTCGGGCTGTACGGGCACGACCTGACTTCAGGCGGCGAGTTGACGATCGTGCGGCCGAAGGATTTCGGAGCCCCGTTCACCATTGAGGCGGGTCCTCGGATCGGCGTGGACTACGCCCGGGAATGGGCGCAGGAGCCCCTGCGTTTTACGATCGCCGGGAGTCCTTGTCTTTCGCGACGTTAG
- a CDS encoding alpha/beta hydrolase — protein MDDPIRPALLILHGLGGGPYELQPLLDALLESGRRVEAPTLPGHDGAGPVMPASTWPEWTDAAERWFDQLAAEGRPVAVVGFSTGGLIALHLATRRPVERLALIAPFFAVRYTDWLPFRVGPIVRTLAYFVPNPRRRSPAVRDPEARRRLAKLDRFRTFSLPAAASALELIEAVEPTLPTVAAPTLIVQGDLDTVVEPARAARLLERLGSSRKRLVALARSDHLALHDRDRDQALAEIIAFLNEDLGE, from the coding sequence ATGGACGATCCCATTCGCCCCGCGCTCCTGATCCTCCACGGCCTGGGAGGCGGCCCTTACGAACTTCAACCCCTGCTCGACGCTCTCCTGGAGTCGGGCCGTCGCGTCGAGGCGCCGACGCTCCCGGGCCACGACGGGGCCGGCCCCGTCATGCCCGCCTCGACCTGGCCTGAATGGACCGATGCCGCCGAGCGTTGGTTCGATCAACTGGCCGCGGAGGGACGGCCTGTGGCGGTCGTCGGCTTCTCGACGGGAGGACTGATCGCCTTGCATCTGGCGACACGCCGGCCCGTCGAACGCCTGGCGCTGATCGCGCCCTTCTTCGCCGTCCGATACACGGACTGGCTTCCCTTCCGCGTCGGACCGATCGTTCGCACCCTCGCGTACTTTGTTCCGAACCCCCGCCGCCGATCGCCGGCCGTTCGCGATCCCGAGGCCCGCCGCCGCCTGGCGAAGCTCGACCGCTTTCGGACGTTCAGCCTCCCCGCCGCAGCCTCCGCCCTGGAACTGATCGAAGCTGTCGAGCCGACGTTGCCGACGGTCGCCGCTCCCACGTTGATCGTGCAGGGCGACCTCGACACCGTCGTTGAACCGGCCCGGGCGGCTCGCTTGCTTGAACGTCTCGGCTCATCACGCAAACGGCTTGTGGCGCTCGCACGAAGCGACCACCTGGCGCTGCACGACCGGGACCGCGACCAGGCGCTCGCCGAGATCATCGCGTTCCTGAACGAAGACCTGGGCGAATGA
- a CDS encoding tetratricopeptide repeat protein encodes MGTTHGRRRTGLGILVAAAFAACNGPGAENPDQLWRDAEASIQARRFDEAQALFERLGKARAPLPRDWMLRAQIALAREQTDEALAALAEIPDDTPLASQARLLAGQIELRRDRARFAEKHLLEAIRLDPRAAQPLRELIYIYGMQLRRRELSEQFAALAEVSALRYENLFHWCLMRNCQWEAGEVAQTLGKYLAADPDDRESRLALADNDRRLGLYDEAEEALAPLPETDARALALRVMILMERRQEDRAEELLAADRSNDPELARLKGRIALARRDGPEALRWYRIAYDDDRTNRDAVFGLIHAYELCGQPEMAAPLRKEAESLEAFNSLVQRMATPAGRNDPDMIRQAARACAQAGLIPEARGWLKLAISRDPLDAAAQQELFRFNEKHPPEKDRLAKAPGANKP; translated from the coding sequence ATGGGAACGACGCACGGACGACGCCGAACCGGCCTGGGAATCCTTGTAGCCGCAGCGTTCGCCGCTTGCAACGGCCCCGGCGCGGAGAATCCCGATCAACTCTGGCGCGACGCCGAGGCAAGCATTCAAGCGCGACGCTTCGACGAGGCGCAGGCCCTGTTCGAGCGTCTCGGCAAGGCGCGCGCGCCGCTTCCCCGCGACTGGATGCTGCGAGCCCAGATCGCCCTCGCCCGTGAACAGACCGACGAAGCGCTCGCCGCGCTGGCGGAGATCCCAGACGACACCCCGCTGGCGTCTCAGGCCCGGCTGCTCGCCGGCCAGATCGAGTTGCGGCGCGACCGAGCTCGGTTCGCTGAGAAACATCTCCTGGAGGCGATCAGGCTCGATCCCAGGGCGGCCCAGCCGCTTCGAGAATTGATCTACATCTACGGGATGCAGTTGCGTCGTCGTGAGTTGAGCGAGCAGTTCGCCGCGCTGGCGGAGGTCTCGGCGCTGCGGTACGAGAACCTCTTCCACTGGTGCCTGATGCGAAACTGCCAGTGGGAGGCCGGCGAGGTCGCTCAAACCCTCGGCAAGTACCTCGCGGCCGACCCAGACGACCGCGAATCCCGCCTGGCCCTGGCCGACAACGACCGCCGGTTGGGACTCTACGACGAGGCCGAGGAGGCGCTGGCCCCACTTCCGGAAACCGACGCTCGGGCTCTCGCTCTGCGAGTGATGATCCTGATGGAACGTCGTCAGGAAGACCGGGCCGAGGAACTTCTGGCCGCCGACCGCTCGAACGACCCGGAACTGGCCCGACTCAAGGGGCGGATCGCTCTCGCCCGCCGCGACGGGCCGGAAGCCCTGCGCTGGTATCGGATCGCGTATGACGACGACCGGACCAACCGCGACGCCGTTTTCGGCCTCATCCATGCCTATGAACTCTGCGGCCAGCCTGAAATGGCCGCCCCCCTCCGCAAGGAAGCCGAGTCCCTGGAAGCGTTTAATTCGCTCGTCCAGCGGATGGCCACGCCCGCCGGCCGCAACGACCCCGACATGATCCGTCAGGCGGCTCGCGCCTGCGCGCAGGCGGGACTCATCCCCGAGGCCCGTGGATGGCTCAAATTAGCCATCAGCCGCGACCCGCTTGACGCCGCCGCCCAGCAGGAACTCTTCCGCTTCAACGAGAAGCACCCACCTGAAAAGGACCGCCTCGCCAAGGCGCCCGGCGCCAACAAGCCTTGA
- a CDS encoding serine/threonine-protein kinase yields the protein MMIAAKDPASWGVSPSPQTGIEVEPSLHSHATHLLMSRLLDEPAGLVSESPVVGLSPTPTPTSSAPQPAMRLRPFQRIGEYRLIARLGRGAQGEVWKAVRGAGRHRVVALKILNPGLSIHHRRLAQFRREAERGARLVGPSLLQVVDAGEADGFFFMAMPFIEAVTLHDVIRERRIRRQGDPVEPLHPIVDLDDARYYVEAARTIARSSRALDRIHVHRIVHRDVKPANILLERRSPFGVFLCDLGLGRDLDQATREQMRDGAGTPMYMAPERLRKDPADEILSDVYSMGATLFEALTLGRQFEPIRDVPLPALAPMLAKASPRTPRAVDPNLPACFEPVILRAVAPEPQDRYQSAGALADALDNAAAEAHRRLNTGVNCHRPRHLDPRRRSADVRAEMR from the coding sequence ATGATGATCGCGGCGAAAGATCCGGCGTCATGGGGCGTCTCTCCCAGCCCCCAGACAGGAATCGAGGTTGAGCCGAGCCTGCATTCCCACGCGACTCACCTTTTGATGTCGCGGCTGCTGGACGAACCCGCGGGTCTGGTTTCGGAGTCGCCCGTCGTTGGGCTGTCGCCGACGCCGACTCCGACGTCTTCGGCCCCGCAGCCGGCCATGCGGTTGCGGCCGTTTCAGCGAATCGGCGAGTATCGGTTGATCGCTCGGCTAGGGAGGGGGGCTCAGGGCGAGGTCTGGAAGGCCGTCCGCGGCGCAGGTCGACATCGGGTCGTCGCTCTCAAGATCCTCAACCCCGGATTGTCGATCCACCATCGAAGGCTCGCCCAGTTCCGCCGGGAGGCCGAGCGTGGGGCTCGGCTGGTCGGACCGTCGCTCCTCCAGGTCGTCGACGCCGGCGAGGCCGACGGCTTCTTCTTCATGGCGATGCCTTTCATTGAGGCCGTGACGCTTCACGACGTGATCCGCGAACGTCGGATCCGCCGTCAGGGAGATCCCGTCGAACCGCTCCATCCGATCGTCGACCTGGACGATGCGAGGTATTACGTGGAGGCGGCTCGCACGATCGCCCGGTCTTCAAGGGCCCTCGACCGCATCCACGTCCACCGGATCGTCCATCGCGACGTCAAGCCAGCGAACATTCTGCTGGAGCGGCGGTCGCCGTTCGGGGTCTTTCTCTGCGACCTCGGCCTGGGCCGCGACCTCGACCAGGCGACCCGCGAGCAGATGCGCGACGGCGCTGGGACTCCCATGTACATGGCGCCCGAACGGCTTCGCAAGGACCCCGCGGACGAGATCCTCTCCGACGTCTACTCGATGGGGGCGACCCTGTTCGAGGCCCTGACGCTTGGCCGCCAGTTCGAGCCGATCCGCGACGTTCCCCTGCCTGCGCTGGCGCCCATGCTCGCCAAGGCCTCGCCGCGGACTCCCCGGGCGGTTGACCCGAATCTCCCCGCTTGCTTCGAGCCGGTCATCCTCCGGGCCGTCGCCCCCGAGCCTCAGGATCGTTACCAGTCGGCCGGAGCGCTGGCCGACGCTCTCGACAACGCCGCGGCCGAAGCCCATCGCCGACTCAACACCGGCGTCAACTGTCATCGTCCCCGCCACCTTGATCCTCGCCGCCGCTCCGCCGACGTCCGCGCCGAGATGCGATAG
- a CDS encoding response regulator, with protein MKTKSTDKATPERCVLIIDDNEDLALSQASLLQYYGCRVDVAHDGWEGLRLATQKPHDVIFIDIGLPGMSGYEVVRAIRSALADPPILLAQTAYGQPEDLRKSREAGFDAHLVKPVDPSEIIRHVLHGREALNDSNAGSGDDSPPTPLPPRNIRTFPPRSGSDWGEACAYG; from the coding sequence ATGAAGACCAAGTCGACGGACAAGGCGACCCCCGAACGCTGCGTCCTGATCATCGACGACAACGAGGACCTGGCGCTCTCGCAGGCCAGCCTCTTGCAATACTATGGATGTCGGGTGGATGTCGCGCACGACGGCTGGGAAGGGCTGCGACTCGCAACCCAAAAGCCGCATGACGTCATCTTTATCGACATCGGGCTGCCGGGAATGTCGGGTTATGAGGTCGTCCGCGCCATCCGATCGGCCCTCGCCGATCCGCCGATCCTGCTGGCGCAGACGGCATACGGCCAGCCCGAGGATCTCCGGAAATCACGCGAAGCCGGCTTCGACGCCCACCTCGTGAAACCCGTCGACCCCAGCGAGATCATTCGCCACGTTCTGCACGGGCGGGAGGCTCTGAACGACTCGAACGCGGGTTCCGGAGACGACTCTCCGCCGACGCCCCTCCCCCCTCGAAACATCCGTACGTTCCCTCCGCGATCCGGGTCCGATTGGGGCGAGGCCTGCGCTTACGGCTGA
- a CDS encoding Nramp family divalent metal transporter, protein MSELAHEENDLYATPAESVEEPPRSLVKALGRIGPGLILAAAIVGTGELINTTGLGAKAGFTLLWLILASCVVKVFVQIELGRYAIVHGKTTLAAFDTLPGPRVGASWVCWLWLFMMLATQAQIAAMEGTVGQAAHMAFPGASDSMAQAVAAVSPSWGTFLQSHEEYIWAALTTIAASALLLSGGYRRIEFITTILVAAVTLFTVASVAILQWTRFRIGLADVASGFTFALPATAVALAFSAFGITGVGAAELVAYPYWCIEKGYARFVGPKPVSDDSRWVDRAQGWTRVMQLDAWVSMVVFTIATVAFYMLGAAVLHPQGMDPKGPDMIPTLAQMYLGPLEGTPLAPLRGGVRIAFLLGAWAVLFKTLYVATAANSRLTVDFLGITGLWRPSGEVGRERAIKVFCVVYPLLALVLYYAVREPQGLVKAGGMAQGLMLPLIAGATIYLRRRDDDPRVGPSRLSDVFTWIAFIAISAVAGYSVFDLARSFVKS, encoded by the coding sequence ATGAGTGAGCTTGCGCACGAGGAGAACGACCTCTACGCCACGCCGGCCGAATCCGTGGAGGAACCGCCGCGATCCTTGGTGAAGGCGCTGGGGCGGATCGGCCCCGGATTGATCCTGGCGGCTGCGATCGTCGGCACGGGCGAACTCATCAACACGACGGGCCTGGGAGCGAAGGCCGGGTTCACGCTGCTCTGGCTGATTTTGGCCAGTTGCGTCGTCAAGGTCTTCGTCCAGATCGAGTTGGGGCGGTACGCGATCGTTCACGGCAAAACGACGCTGGCGGCCTTCGACACCCTTCCAGGGCCTCGGGTGGGGGCGTCTTGGGTCTGCTGGCTCTGGCTGTTCATGATGCTGGCGACCCAGGCGCAGATCGCCGCGATGGAAGGGACCGTCGGCCAGGCGGCCCACATGGCCTTCCCAGGAGCGTCCGACTCCATGGCCCAGGCCGTGGCGGCGGTTTCGCCCTCGTGGGGGACGTTCCTCCAGTCCCACGAGGAGTACATCTGGGCGGCGCTGACGACGATCGCGGCCTCGGCCCTGCTGCTCTCAGGGGGCTATCGGCGGATCGAGTTCATCACGACGATCCTGGTAGCCGCCGTAACGCTCTTCACCGTCGCCAGCGTGGCGATCCTCCAATGGACGAGGTTCCGCATCGGTCTGGCGGACGTGGCCTCGGGCTTCACGTTCGCCCTGCCGGCGACGGCCGTGGCGCTGGCGTTCTCGGCCTTCGGCATCACGGGCGTCGGCGCGGCGGAATTGGTGGCCTACCCTTACTGGTGTATCGAGAAAGGATACGCCCGATTCGTCGGCCCTAAGCCCGTCAGCGACGATTCGAGATGGGTCGACCGCGCCCAGGGCTGGACGCGTGTGATGCAGCTCGACGCCTGGGTCAGCATGGTCGTCTTCACGATCGCCACGGTCGCGTTCTACATGCTGGGAGCGGCGGTGCTGCATCCCCAGGGGATGGACCCCAAGGGGCCGGACATGATCCCGACCCTGGCGCAAATGTACCTCGGCCCCCTGGAAGGGACGCCGCTGGCGCCGCTGAGAGGCGGCGTGAGGATCGCCTTCCTGCTGGGTGCATGGGCCGTTCTGTTCAAGACGCTGTACGTCGCCACCGCAGCCAACAGCCGATTGACGGTGGACTTCCTTGGGATCACCGGCCTCTGGCGTCCCTCGGGCGAGGTTGGCCGTGAGCGAGCGATCAAGGTCTTCTGCGTCGTCTATCCCCTGCTGGCGCTGGTGCTGTACTACGCCGTCCGCGAGCCCCAGGGGCTGGTCAAAGCCGGCGGCATGGCCCAGGGGTTGATGCTCCCCCTGATCGCCGGCGCGACGATTTATCTCCGCCGCCGCGACGACGACCCCCGCGTCGGCCCCTCACGCCTTAGCGACGTCTTCACCTGGATCGCGTTCATCGCCATCTCGGCCGTTGCGGGCTACAGCGTGTTCGACCTGGCGAGGAGCTTTGTGAAGTCGTGA